A single window of Periophthalmus magnuspinnatus isolate fPerMag1 chromosome 9, fPerMag1.2.pri, whole genome shotgun sequence DNA harbors:
- the tesca gene encoding tescalcin a: protein MGAQQTRAEHNNHDLSDKTGFSMEQIKILQKRFQKLSGGSETISRENLNNIPALADNPIKKQIIEAFFDKRNQHNGEVGAYDQIGFEEFLMVMSHFRPPSLRTTEDEKKRLRKEKLRFLFNMHDTDSDGKITLEEYRKVVEELLSRSGAIGLDAARAIADAAMLEVASTSMPDMPADYFYEGITFEHFEQILNGLEMESRMHIRFLDVNTVTMRCDRK from the exons tttcaatgGAACAAATTAAGATTCTTCAGAAGAGATTTCAGAAGCTGAGTGGAGGCTCCGAGACCATCAG CAGAGAAAACCTGAACAACATCCCCGCCCTCGCTGACAATCcaatcaaaaaacaaatcattGAAGCTTTCTTTGATAAAAG GAACCAGCACAACGGCGAGGTCGGGGCGTACGACCAGATCGGCTTTGAGGAGTTCCTGATGGTCATGTCTCACTTCCGTCCCCCGTCACTGAGGACGACAGAAGACGAGAAGAAGAGACTGAGGAAAGAGAAGCTCCGCT TCCTTTTCAACATGCACGACACCGACAGCGACGGCAAGATCACGCTGGAGGAGTACAGGAAG GTCGTGGAGGAGCTGTTGTCCAGGAGCGGCGCCATCGGCCTGGACGCCGCCAGGGCCATCGCGGACGCCGCCATGTTGGAGGTGGCGAGCACGAGTATGCCCGACATG CCCGCCGACTACTTTTATGAAGGAataacatttgaacattttgaacag ATATTAAACGGCCTGGAGATGGAGTCGAGGATGCACATCCGCTTTCTGGACGTGAACACGGTCACGATGCGCTGTGACCGGAAATGA
- the fbxw8 gene encoding F-box/WD repeat-containing protein 8 produces the protein MAEDDELAAFRKRWQQELTNKKEEQGIIHGDSTKVSSQKDSKKRYFEEKDEHRNDKIVPVDKDEGVKSQDEEEQPQYVSIVESLLDGQTRPLLDRLEQDRSKRRRQNETKTALQHQRLQNKVKKQEQLVDQLILDLNEVDDIPFFDIDLPYELALKIFQYLSCKELGRCAQVSRAWRVLAEDGVLWFRLCMRAGFHQDASVSDSPCWKSTLRDCRNSAKAVCSNWKNRVGSVSQLQFELGKVLCDVNSCENFVFAGYTSGDVRLWDTFHWDSGASYLKPNGLSANTEPRPYISLVQVNRTVAAAAYDDGCVDVWSTETGGQPIYHYHCPERIRTLALSPDGPVLGSSSGSDIRLDRPDDCGYWRTVCQAQLPNTVESLVVLPGKEASGPVASAAAGDSVYLLDSRTEEPRPLHSVYGHPVTCLDASQTQVAFGVKRSGWAMHDGGNKIHVYSLESGKAEVCMGSSAGDFTCINLRDSPPQLLVCGNKDRRVRVFDLRTGASVSSLYAHHLGVTAVQTDEWKIVSGGGEGLVCVWDMRTGTKLWEMHNRHPVRHIRFSGSRLVTANIPDDKAPRGACITDDDLTAHRRHRGVICHYDFSEDALSHHHILPICRSDYTGSHGYNYNISLTVPYDRLSGSHPSV, from the exons ATGGCAGAAGATGATGAACTTGCTGCGTTTAGGAAGCGCTGGCAGCAAGAATTAACCAACAAAAAGGAAGAACAGGGAATTATCCATGGCGATTCAACTAAAGTTTCAAGTCAAAAAGACTCAAAAAAGCGTTATTTCGAAGAGAAGGATGAACACAGAAACGATAAGATTGTGCCCGTAGATAAAGATGAAGGTGTAAAGTCGCAGGATGAAGAGGAACAGCCTCAGTACGTTTCTATTGTGGAGAGTTTACTGGACGGACAGacgcgccccctgctggacaggCTGGAGCAGGACAGGTCCAAAAGGAGaagacaaaatgagacaaaaacagcCCTGCAACACCAGAGGCTGCAGAATAAAGTCAAGAAACAAGAGCAGCTGGTAGATCAACTCATCCTGGACCTG aacGAGGTTGATGACATTCCATTTTTCGATATAGACTTGCCTTATGAGCTGGCATTAAAGATTTTCCAGTATCTCAGCTGCAAAGAGCTCGGCCGATGTGCTCAG GTGAGCAGGGCATGGAGAGTCCTTGCAGAGGATGGAGTTCTGTGGTTCAGGTTGTGCATGAGGGCGGGCTTTCATCAGGATGCCAGTGTGTCAGACTCCCCCTGCTGGAAGAGCACGCTACGGGACTGCAGGAACTCGGCCAAAGCTGTGTGCTCCAACTGGAAG AATCGAGTGGGATCCGTCAGCCAGCTGCAGTTTGAGCTCGGGAAGGTGCTGTGTGATGTCAACTCTTgtgaaaattttgtttttgctgg ttacaCTTCTGGAGACGTGAGGCTGTGGGATACATTTCACTGGGACTCGGGCGCCTCGTATCTGAAACCAAACGGTCTGTCTGCGAACACGGAGCCGCGTCCGTATATCAGCCTGGTGCAGGTGAACAGAACTGTGGCCGCGGCGGCGTACGACGATG GctgtgtggatgtgtggagcacagagacaggaggacagcCCATTTACCACTACCACTGCCCCGAAAGGATCAGGACCCTGGCCCTCAGCCCCGACGGCCCCGTCCTCGGCTCCTCCTCCGGGTCGGACATACGCCTCGACCGACCTGACGACTGCGGCTACTGGAGGACGGTGTGCCAGGCTCAGCTCCCAAACACG gtggaGAGCTTGGTGGTGCTTCCAGGTAAAGAGGCGTCTGGGCCGGTGgcgtctgctgctgctggggacagtgtttatttactggACTCTCGGACAGAAGAGCCACGCCCCCTTCACTCCGTCTATGGTCATCCCGTCACCTGCCTGGACGCCTCCCAGACCCAGGTGGCGTTTGGGGTGAAGCGCAGCGGCTGGGCGATGCACGATGGAGGCAACAAG atccACGTGTACAGTCTGGAGAGTGGAAAAGCAGAAGTTTGCATGGGCAGCTCCGCGGGGGATTTCACCTGCATCAACCTGAGAGACAGCCCCCCTCAGCTCCTCGTCTGCGGCAACAAAGACAGGAG AGTGCGGGTGTTTGATCTTCGTACCGGCGCCTCCGTCTCGTCCCTGTACGCCCATCACCTGGGTGTGACGGCGGTGCAGACGGACGAGTGGAAGATCGTGAGCGGCGGAGGGGAGgggctggtgtgtgtgtgggacatGAGGACGGGGACTAAACTGTGGGAGATGCACAACAG ACATCCAGTGCGACACATTCGGTTCAGTGGCAGTCGACTCGTAACAGCCAATATCCCGGACGACAAAGCGCCGAGAGGAGCGTGCATCACCGACGACGACCTCACAGCTCACCGCAG ACACAGAGGAGTGATCTGTCACTACGACTTCTCTGAGGACGCCCTGTCGCACCATCACATTTTACCCATCTGCAGGTCGGACTACACCGGCTCTCATGGATACAACTACAACATCAGCCTGACTGTGCCGTACGACAGGCTGAGCGGCTCACACCCGTCTGTCTGA
- the rnft2 gene encoding RING finger and transmembrane domain-containing protein 2: protein MQRRHSSNTDGMPSERSRSQTLGSESSLDEGGVFDCLKPESPTSPQQIFSGLVGVPSGSVSSAQFQAAGLVLGSPPEVFIQMTTSSRDEGGPHRSEVGPFLPRPPQHHHHHPHHHHFHHQPLQHRTPSLLQQATTAAGSERHGSREDSQEDQSTPAPALSELKAVVTWLQRGFPFILILLAKVCFQHKLGLAVCVGMACTFAYANSSLKHQVALREHRSLLVALWILLFLAGNIFYIYYTFHNEELQNSLIFAKPNLDSFDFFDLIWIVGITDFVLKYFTIGLKCFILFLPKIMLAFKSRGKCYLLIEELSQLFRTLVPIQLWYKYIMGEDPSSSYFLGAALIIIYSLCKSFDICGRVSAIRKAFVILCGTQSYGVRAGTQQCSEAGDICAICQSDFRDPIALLCQHVFCEDCLCLWFDRERTCPLCRATVIETPRCWKDGTTSAHFQIY, encoded by the exons ATGCAGAGGAGACACAGCAGCAACACGGATGGCATGCCCTCTGAAAG GAGCCGTAGCCAAACTCTGGGGTCGGAGAGCAGCCTGGATGAGGGTGGTGTGTTTGACTGCTTAAAACCAGAATCTCCAACATCACCCCAACAGATCTTCTCTGGCCTGGtgggcgttccctctggttctGTGTCCTCGGCCCAATTCCAGGCGGCCGGATTAGTCCTGGGCTCTCCTCCTGAAGTTTTTATCCAGATGACCACCTCCTCCAGGGACGAAGGGGGCCCCCATCGCAGCGAGGTTGGCCCTTTCCTTCCTCGCCCTCCTCAGCATCACCATCACCATCCTCATCATCACCACTTCCACCACCAGCCCCTGCAGCACCGGACCCCCTCTCTGCTCCAACAGGCCACCACAGCAGCTGGCTCTGAGAGGCATGGCTCCAGGGAGGACTCCCAGGAGGACCAGTCCactccagctccagctctgtCTGAGCTCAAAGCAGTGGTCACTTGGCTACAGCGAGGCTTTCCCTTTATCCTCATCCTGCTGGCCAAAGTTTGCTTTCAGCACAAGCTAG GTTTAGCGGTCTGCGTTGGCATGGCTTGTACCTTTGCGTATGCCAACTCATCTTTAAAGCACCAAGTGGCATTAAGg GAACATCGTTCTCTGCTAGTTGCTTTGTGGATCCTCTTATTCCTTGCAGGAAATATTTTCTATATCTACTACACATTCCACAACGAAGAGCTTCAGAACAG cCTCATATTTGCCAAACCAAATCTTGACAGCTTTGACTTCTTTGATCTAATCTGGATCGTGGGCATCACAGACTTTGTCCTCAAATACTTCACCATCGGTCTGAAATGTTTCATCCTTTTCCTGCCTAAGATTATGCTGGCCTTCAAATCTAGG GGAAAGTGCTACCTGCTGATTGAAGAGCTGAGCCAGTTGTTCCGGACTCTTGTGCCCATCCAGCTCTGGTACAAATACATCATGGGGGAGGATCCTTCCAGCAGCTACTTTCTAGGGGCCGCGCTCATCATAATCTACAGCCTGTGCAAG TCCTTCGACATCTGTGGTCGAGTTTCTGCCATACGCAAGGCCTTTGTCATCCTCTGTGGCACTCAG AGCTACGGCGTGCGCGCGGGGACGCAGCAGTGCAGCGAGGCAGGTGACATCTGCGCTATTTGCCAGTCTGATTTCAGAGACCCCATAGCTCTGCTCTGTCAG CACGTGTTCTGTGAggactgtctgtgtctgtggttCGATCGGGAGCGCACTTGTCCTCTTTGTAGAGCCACAGTCATCGAGACCCCGCGATGCTGGAAAGATGGCACCACCTCGGCTCATTTCCAGATCTACTAG
- the spring1 gene encoding SREBP regulating gene protein, which yields MMVLRRLLRKRWVLGVVFGLSLIYFLTSTFKQEERTIRDRTLLEVKDADHRIPWKVRFNLGNSSRQITQCRNSIQGKTLLTDELGYVCERNDLLVNGCCNVNSPSTRQYICKSCLANGCCNIYEYCVSCCLQPDKQPLLERFLNRAAEGFSNLFTAVEDHFELCLAKCRTSSQSVQHENTYRNPQAKYCYGESPPELLPI from the exons ATGATGGTCCTGAGACGCCTCCTGAGGAAGCGCTGGGTGCTCGGGGTGGTCTTTGGCTTGTCTCTCATCTATTTCCTCACCAGcacatttaaacag GAGGAGAGGACCATCAGGGACCGTACTCTCCTGGAAGTCAAAGATGCAGACCATCGCATCCCGTGGAAAGTGCGCTTCAACCTGGGAAACAGCAGCCGACAGATCACTCAGTGCAGAAACTCTATTCAAGGCAAAACTTTGCTCACGGATGAACTTG GTTATGTTTGTGAGCGAAACGATTTGCTGGTTAATGGTTGTTGTAATGTCAATAGTCCCAGTACAAGACAGTACATTTGCAAAAGCTGCCTTGCCAATGGCTGTTGCAACATTTATGAGTACTGTGTATCCTGCTGCCTCCAGCCTGATAAG CAACCTCTGCTTGAGCGCTTCTTGAATCGAGCAGCGGAGGGTTTTAGTAATCTCTTCACAGCCGTGGAGGATCATTTTGAACTGTGCCTGGCAAAGTGTAGGACCTCTTCCCAA AGTGTCCAACATGAAAACACTTATCGAAACCCTCAAGCCAAGTACTGTTACGGAGAAAGCCCACCGGAGCTGCTTCCTATATGA